From the Sphingomonas aliaeris genome, one window contains:
- a CDS encoding alpha-E domain-containing protein, producing MLSRTASSLYWLGRYIERADFIARLVEATVRLDVLSPRPAGEAAWQSALRVTETDDAFDSAGGSLTQQRVAQFLTLDSSHPGSIVRCLDMARNNARAVRTALTREAWTAINRAWLIFDRRASAGGTVATLNLVEMVQTEARGFEGAIHKMLRNQTTQFIRLGQAVERADNTARLLDVKYHLLLPEGEQIGGVVDRDQWTTILQTVSAVTAYRWLYSEGLRPANVIDLLIARQELPRSLAASVEETVDILSLLAKRTGLHGEADRMARMRHTRLAKTRTGEVIVNGLHQYLQAFLTENDLLHAAIGRQFKFT from the coding sequence ATGCTGTCGCGGACCGCATCCTCGCTCTATTGGTTGGGCCGGTATATCGAGCGCGCCGACTTCATCGCGCGTCTGGTGGAAGCGACGGTTCGCCTCGACGTATTGTCGCCGCGCCCGGCGGGTGAGGCAGCGTGGCAAAGTGCGCTGCGCGTTACCGAGACGGACGACGCGTTCGACTCGGCGGGCGGCAGTTTGACGCAGCAGCGCGTGGCGCAGTTCCTCACGCTTGACAGCAGTCATCCGGGATCGATCGTCCGCTGTCTCGACATGGCGCGCAACAATGCGCGCGCGGTGCGGACCGCGCTGACGCGCGAGGCGTGGACGGCAATCAACCGCGCATGGCTGATCTTCGATCGGCGTGCGTCGGCGGGCGGGACGGTGGCGACGCTGAATTTGGTCGAGATGGTGCAGACCGAGGCGCGCGGCTTCGAAGGCGCGATCCACAAGATGCTGCGCAACCAGACGACGCAGTTCATCCGGCTGGGACAGGCGGTCGAGCGGGCAGACAATACCGCGCGATTGCTGGACGTGAAATATCATCTTCTGTTGCCCGAAGGCGAGCAGATCGGCGGCGTGGTCGATCGCGACCAATGGACCACGATCCTGCAGACGGTGTCGGCGGTGACCGCCTATCGCTGGCTGTATTCGGAAGGATTGCGGCCCGCCAACGTCATCGACCTGTTGATCGCCCGGCAGGAATTGCCGCGCAGCCTCGCAGCGTCCGTCGAGGAGACGGTCGATATTCTCAGCTTGCTCGCCAAGCGCACCGGTCTGCACGGGGAAGCGGACCGGATGGCGCGGATGCGGCACACGCGGCTGGCCAAGACACGCACGGGGGAGGTGATCGTGAACGGACTGCACCAATATCTACAGGCGTTCCTGACGGAGAATGATCTGCTGCACGCGGCCATCGGCCGGCAGTTCAAGTTCACCTGA
- a CDS encoding threonine ammonia-lyase, whose translation MATNSLPDPRPAFVPPVTIDDIRAAHARISDQIVRTPTFISRTLSELTGATVYLKFENLQFTAAYKERGALNTLLQLPAGTPGVIAASAGNHAQGLAYHAHRLGIPATIVMPTNTPTVKVTQTEGHRATVVLHGDTFDAAYAHARELETERGLTFVHPFDDIRVIAGQGTVAIEMLADVPAIDMLITPIGGGGLISGMATVARAADKAIEVIGVEAELFPSMYNRINGTNMPCAGDTLAEGIAVKEPGGITSTMVAELVDDIVLVSERSLEEAVSLLLQIEKTVVEGAGAAGLAALLQHPERFRGKTVGVVLCGGNIDTRLLANVLLRDLARSGRLARLRIRLQDQPGALFNVARIFDQQRVNIIEIYHQRVFTTLPAKGLITDIECETRDRAHLDRLMTALNEAGYEASPVELA comes from the coding sequence ATGGCCACCAATTCCCTGCCCGATCCCCGTCCCGCATTCGTCCCGCCCGTCACGATCGACGATATCCGTGCCGCGCATGCCCGGATTTCCGACCAGATCGTCCGTACACCGACCTTTATCAGCCGCACCTTGTCCGAACTGACCGGCGCGACCGTGTATCTGAAATTCGAGAATCTGCAGTTCACGGCGGCGTATAAGGAGCGCGGCGCGCTGAACACGCTGCTGCAATTGCCCGCGGGCACGCCCGGCGTCATCGCGGCATCGGCGGGCAATCATGCGCAGGGCCTCGCCTATCACGCGCACCGGCTGGGCATTCCCGCCACGATCGTGATGCCGACCAACACGCCGACCGTGAAAGTGACGCAGACGGAGGGGCACCGCGCCACGGTCGTGCTGCACGGCGATACGTTCGATGCCGCCTATGCCCATGCGCGCGAACTGGAAACGGAGCGCGGGCTGACGTTCGTCCATCCGTTCGACGATATCCGCGTCATCGCCGGACAGGGCACAGTCGCGATCGAGATGCTGGCCGACGTGCCGGCGATCGACATGCTGATCACGCCGATCGGCGGGGGCGGGCTGATCTCCGGCATGGCGACGGTCGCGCGCGCGGCGGACAAGGCGATCGAGGTGATCGGAGTCGAGGCGGAACTGTTCCCGTCGATGTACAACCGCATCAACGGCACGAATATGCCCTGTGCGGGCGACACGCTGGCCGAAGGTATCGCGGTCAAGGAACCGGGCGGCATCACGTCGACGATGGTCGCCGAACTGGTCGACGACATCGTTCTGGTCAGCGAACGCAGCCTTGAGGAAGCCGTCAGCCTGTTGCTGCAGATCGAAAAGACGGTGGTCGAGGGTGCGGGCGCCGCGGGTCTTGCCGCTTTACTGCAACATCCCGAGCGGTTCCGCGGCAAGACGGTCGGTGTCGTGCTGTGTGGCGGCAATATCGATACGCGGTTGCTCGCCAATGTGCTGCTGCGCGATCTTGCGCGCTCGGGTCGCCTCGCGCGGTTGCGGATCCGGCTGCAGGATCAGCCGGGCGCCTTGTTCAATGTCGCCCGCATCTTCGACCAGCAACGCGTCAACATCATCGAAATCTATCATCAGCGCGTTTTCACGACATTGCCGGCCAAGGGCCTGATAACCGACATAGAATGCGAAACGCGGGATCGGGCGCATCTCGATCGGCTGATGACGGCACTGAACGAGGCGGGGTATGAGGCGAGCCCGGTCGAACTGGCCTGA
- a CDS encoding choice-of-anchor A family protein — protein MKLSIVAAALAASILSAVPASAATVITGTDALREWNLIVLGDLSSSSEVEGRTFVGGNLSGNSSNYQIRTPAASSNAQPGLTVVGNVVGSTKNLNAGGAVIGGNLVSGVNMNGAPQTLRVGGTIQNTNINQNIVQSGLAGTPGFTSGLIAQRDALVSSMAGLSGALAQLSPTASVSIANNRALFEAAGNGIAVFSLTAAQLGQFGEIQFNRNGFDTVVVNVSGKAITLNDNFLGNSNGLGSNVIWNFADATTLNLTTAWHGSILAPNAVATTANFVEGSAVFGSMVQNGEIHLGAYAGRNLNVTSAVPEPASWAMMIGGFGILGAALRRRRSVTTRIAYA, from the coding sequence ATGAAGCTATCGATCGTTGCAGCGGCACTGGCCGCATCTATCCTGTCAGCGGTGCCGGCGTCGGCCGCGACCGTCATCACCGGCACGGATGCGCTGCGCGAATGGAACCTGATCGTTCTCGGCGACCTGTCTTCCAGCTCGGAAGTGGAAGGCCGGACCTTCGTTGGCGGTAACCTGTCGGGCAATTCTTCCAACTATCAGATCCGCACTCCGGCCGCGTCGTCGAACGCGCAACCCGGACTGACCGTAGTCGGCAACGTCGTAGGCAGTACCAAGAATCTGAACGCAGGCGGCGCGGTGATCGGCGGCAATCTGGTCAGCGGCGTCAACATGAACGGCGCCCCGCAGACGTTGCGTGTCGGCGGGACCATCCAGAACACCAACATCAACCAGAACATCGTCCAGTCTGGCCTGGCCGGCACGCCGGGCTTCACGTCGGGGCTGATCGCACAACGCGACGCGCTGGTCAGCTCGATGGCCGGCCTGTCGGGCGCGCTGGCGCAACTGTCCCCGACGGCGTCGGTATCGATCGCGAACAATCGCGCGCTGTTCGAAGCGGCGGGCAACGGCATCGCGGTGTTTTCGCTCACCGCCGCGCAGCTTGGCCAGTTCGGCGAGATTCAGTTTAACCGCAACGGGTTCGATACCGTGGTCGTCAACGTGTCGGGCAAGGCGATCACGCTGAACGACAATTTCCTGGGTAACAGCAACGGGCTGGGCAGCAACGTCATCTGGAACTTCGCCGATGCGACCACGCTGAACCTGACCACCGCGTGGCACGGGTCGATCCTTGCCCCGAACGCCGTGGCGACCACGGCGAACTTCGTCGAGGGCAGCGCGGTGTTCGGCAGCATGGTCCAGAATGGCGAGATCCACCTTGGTGCCTATGCCGGCCGCAATCTCAACGTGACCAGCGCCGTACCAGAGCCGGCCAGCTGGGCGATGATGATCGGCGGCTTCGGCATCCTGGGCGCGGCGCTGCGCCGTCGCCGTTCCGTCACGACCCGCATCGCATACGCCTGA
- a CDS encoding transglutaminase family protein, giving the protein MRLSIDHRTTYRFSVPQGRLTQMLRMTPEDTDDQTVADWDLHVDCDARLRPGRDGFGNNVTMLYAEGPLDAIEIAVSGEVLTNSADGVVHGTHEVLPPALYLRSTPLTIGNAEIAEFARDSVAGTDDQIARLHRLNLALASRFTADQRRPKSGQTAIEAFGGSSATPRDMAHMFLAAAHSLGVPARYISGYSMRAFGGEHRPAPHGWAEAHVDRLGWVAFDPCAGRSADEAYVRVAVALDAAGAAPVAGSRLGVGDEEMDVDVTVSPAEGQ; this is encoded by the coding sequence ATGCGGCTCTCGATCGACCACCGCACAACTTACCGCTTTTCGGTGCCGCAAGGACGGCTGACCCAGATGCTCCGCATGACGCCGGAGGATACCGACGACCAGACGGTGGCCGACTGGGATCTGCACGTCGATTGCGACGCGCGGCTGCGTCCCGGGCGGGACGGCTTCGGCAACAATGTGACGATGCTGTACGCGGAAGGGCCGCTCGACGCGATCGAGATCGCCGTGTCGGGCGAGGTGCTGACCAACAGCGCTGACGGCGTGGTGCATGGCACGCACGAAGTCCTGCCGCCCGCATTGTACCTACGGTCCACGCCGCTGACGATCGGCAATGCCGAGATCGCGGAATTTGCGCGGGACTCGGTGGCGGGCACCGACGATCAGATCGCGCGGTTGCACCGGTTGAACCTTGCACTGGCGTCGCGCTTCACTGCGGACCAGCGGCGGCCGAAATCGGGCCAGACCGCGATCGAGGCATTCGGCGGCAGCAGCGCGACCCCGCGCGACATGGCGCATATGTTCCTGGCGGCCGCGCATTCGCTCGGTGTGCCGGCACGCTACATATCGGGCTACAGCATGCGCGCGTTCGGCGGAGAACACCGCCCCGCGCCGCACGGCTGGGCGGAGGCCCATGTCGACCGGCTCGGCTGGGTCGCGTTCGACCCCTGCGCCGGGCGATCCGCTGACGAGGCCTATGTCCGCGTCGCGGTCGCGCTGGATGCGGCCGGTGCGGCGCCCGTCGCCGGATCGCGGCTGGGCGTGGGCGACGAGGAGATGGACGTCGACGTCACCGTCTCGCCCGCGGAGGGGCAGTGA
- a CDS encoding amidohydrolase, giving the protein MALALALATVLLPAPASADALIDNVTGITMDKDGKPIQFTGLLMTTDGKVTKLLQRGEKRPEKLDWRADMKGRVMLPGFVDSHGHVMELGFRALALDLSDTKTLEEAKAKIAAYAAKNTDRRWILGGGWNQETWGLGRFPTAADLEGVAPGRPIWLSRADGHAGWANSVAMAEAKVSVRSVSPPGGRIEKTGTVPNGVFVDAAQSLIEKTVPQPLPGDRNSAFLKAQAILLGFGITATADMGTSLDDWLAYRRMGDLGAMRVRVMSYASGVDTAVQIAGRGPTPWLYGDKLRLGGVKLYADGALGSRGAWLKAPYSDAPKQNGLGFMAEDVIRNLMSRAALEGFQVAVHAIGDQANAQILDGIDAMVDTYKGDRRWRIEHAQIVAPSDLPRFGKNGIIASMQPVHQTSDRIMAEARLGSARLTGAYAWNSMLKAGAKLAFGSDYPVESPDPFAGWAAAFTRMDAQGQPFGGWRPEEAVTREQAWWAFTQGGAYAGFAEEKFGRLATGQRADFIIVDRDPLAASPTELRGTKVLETWVGGEKVWEAK; this is encoded by the coding sequence CTGGCTCTGGCGCTGGCGCTGGCGACAGTCCTTCTACCCGCGCCCGCCAGCGCCGACGCGTTGATCGACAACGTCACCGGCATCACGATGGACAAGGACGGTAAGCCGATCCAGTTCACCGGCCTGCTGATGACCACCGACGGCAAGGTCACCAAGCTGCTCCAGCGCGGCGAGAAGCGTCCGGAAAAGCTCGACTGGCGTGCCGATATGAAGGGCAGGGTGATGCTGCCGGGCTTCGTCGATTCGCACGGCCACGTCATGGAACTGGGGTTCCGGGCGCTCGCGCTGGACCTGTCGGACACGAAGACGCTCGAGGAAGCCAAGGCGAAGATCGCCGCTTATGCCGCGAAGAACACCGATCGCCGCTGGATCCTCGGCGGCGGATGGAATCAGGAGACGTGGGGGCTGGGGCGCTTTCCCACCGCGGCGGATCTGGAAGGCGTCGCGCCCGGCCGGCCGATCTGGCTCAGCCGGGCGGACGGCCATGCCGGATGGGCGAATTCGGTCGCGATGGCGGAGGCGAAAGTCTCGGTGCGCAGCGTGTCGCCGCCTGGCGGCAGGATCGAGAAGACCGGGACGGTCCCCAATGGCGTGTTCGTCGATGCCGCGCAATCTTTGATCGAGAAAACAGTACCACAGCCTTTGCCGGGGGATCGCAATTCGGCGTTCCTGAAGGCACAGGCGATCCTGCTCGGCTTCGGCATCACCGCGACGGCGGACATGGGCACCAGCCTCGACGATTGGCTCGCCTATCGCCGCATGGGCGATCTCGGCGCGATGCGCGTGCGCGTCATGTCCTATGCCAGCGGCGTGGACACGGCGGTGCAGATTGCCGGGCGCGGCCCGACGCCGTGGCTGTACGGCGACAAGTTGCGGCTGGGCGGGGTGAAGCTGTACGCCGATGGTGCGCTTGGATCGCGCGGGGCATGGTTGAAGGCGCCCTATAGCGACGCGCCGAAGCAGAACGGGCTGGGTTTCATGGCGGAGGACGTGATCCGCAACCTGATGAGCCGCGCCGCGCTGGAGGGATTCCAGGTCGCCGTGCATGCGATCGGCGATCAGGCGAATGCGCAGATCCTCGACGGGATCGACGCGATGGTCGACACGTACAAGGGCGATCGACGCTGGCGGATCGAACATGCGCAGATCGTCGCGCCGTCGGATCTGCCGCGCTTCGGCAAGAACGGCATCATCGCATCGATGCAGCCGGTTCATCAGACGAGCGACCGGATCATGGCGGAGGCTCGGCTCGGCTCGGCGCGGCTGACCGGCGCCTATGCGTGGAATTCGATGCTGAAGGCAGGCGCGAAACTCGCGTTCGGATCAGACTATCCGGTCGAAAGCCCCGACCCGTTCGCCGGCTGGGCTGCGGCGTTCACGCGGATGGATGCGCAGGGGCAGCCGTTCGGCGGCTGGCGTCCGGAAGAAGCCGTCACGCGCGAACAGGCGTGGTGGGCTTTCACGCAGGGCGGGGCCTATGCCGGGTTCGCCGAAGAAAAATTCGGGCGTCTTGCGACGGGTCAGCGGGCGGACTTCATCATCGTCGACCGCGACCCGCTCGCCGCGTCGCCGACCGAGCTGCGCGGGACTAAGGTCCTGGAAACATGGGTCGGTGGCGAGAAGGTGTGGGAAGCCAAGTGA
- a CDS encoding NAD(P)-dependent oxidoreductase codes for MANIAFIGTGVMGAPMAGHLARAGHSVTVYNRTRAKAEATKLTVADTPAEAARGKDAVIACVGNDDDLHAVTLGPDGAFAAIGEGAVFIDHTTVSAGIARRLAEARALVVDAPVSGGQAGAEKGALSIMCGGSAAAMAIAEPIMQAYAARIVHVGAAGAGQTTKMVNQIAIAGVLQGLSEALRFAQASNLDLAKVFEAISGGAAQSWQMVNRWETMGQDKFDFGFAIDWMRKDIGLALDEAKTNGAVLPVAALVDQFYAEVQKMGGARQDTSALVRRLPK; via the coding sequence ATGGCAAACATAGCTTTCATCGGAACCGGCGTCATGGGCGCGCCGATGGCCGGGCACCTCGCCCGCGCCGGACATAGTGTCACCGTCTACAACCGCACGCGCGCAAAGGCGGAGGCGACCAAGCTGACCGTCGCTGACACGCCCGCAGAGGCGGCGCGCGGCAAGGATGCGGTGATCGCCTGCGTCGGCAATGACGACGACCTGCATGCGGTGACGCTCGGCCCTGACGGCGCGTTCGCCGCGATCGGGGAAGGCGCGGTGTTCATCGATCACACTACGGTGTCCGCCGGGATCGCGCGGCGGCTGGCCGAGGCGCGCGCGCTGGTCGTCGATGCGCCGGTATCGGGTGGTCAGGCGGGTGCGGAAAAGGGCGCGTTGTCCATCATGTGCGGTGGCTCGGCGGCGGCGATGGCGATCGCCGAACCGATCATGCAGGCCTATGCCGCGCGGATCGTGCATGTCGGCGCGGCGGGCGCCGGCCAGACGACCAAGATGGTCAACCAGATCGCGATCGCCGGCGTGCTCCAGGGGCTCAGCGAGGCTTTGCGGTTCGCGCAGGCGTCAAATCTCGATCTCGCCAAGGTGTTCGAGGCGATTTCGGGCGGCGCGGCGCAAAGCTGGCAGATGGTCAATCGCTGGGAAACGATGGGACAGGACAAGTTCGACTTCGGCTTCGCGATCGACTGGATGCGCAAGGATATCGGCCTCGCGCTGGACGAGGCGAAGACCAACGGCGCGGTCCTGCCGGTCGCGGCTTTAGTCGATCAATTCTATGCCGAGGTCCAGAAAATGGGCGGCGCCCGACAGGATACCAGCGCGCTGGTGAGGAGATTACCCAAGTGA
- a CDS encoding arginyltransferase: MTAPFRFPRFFVTSPSPCPYLPGRQERKVFTELNGPHAGELNDALGRIGFRRSQSVAYRPSCAGCTACVSVRVVASDFVANATQRKLIKRHSNLEVTACRPWATDEQFQLLRRYLSQRHPGGGMAGMDEGDYADMVEHSPVNSFIVEYREPSVDGRPGRLVGACLTDQQADGLSMIYSFFDSDVEARPGLGNYIIMDHILRARTASLPYVYLGYWVKGSARMEYKTRYRPLEVLGPQGWSLLTDDAIAVSPKAQAALEGELA; this comes from the coding sequence GTGACTGCGCCATTTCGTTTCCCCCGGTTCTTCGTGACCAGCCCGTCGCCCTGCCCGTATCTGCCGGGGCGTCAGGAACGCAAGGTGTTCACCGAGCTGAACGGTCCGCATGCCGGCGAATTGAACGATGCGCTGGGCCGGATCGGGTTTCGCCGCAGCCAGTCGGTCGCCTATCGTCCGAGCTGCGCGGGTTGCACCGCCTGCGTGTCCGTGCGCGTCGTCGCATCGGATTTCGTCGCCAACGCCACGCAGCGCAAGTTGATCAAGCGCCATAGCAATCTCGAAGTCACCGCCTGCCGCCCTTGGGCGACGGACGAACAGTTTCAGTTGCTGCGCCGGTACCTGTCGCAGCGGCATCCGGGCGGCGGAATGGCCGGCATGGACGAAGGCGATTATGCCGACATGGTCGAGCATTCTCCCGTGAACAGCTTCATCGTCGAATATCGCGAGCCATCGGTCGACGGACGCCCGGGGCGGTTGGTCGGCGCCTGCCTGACGGATCAGCAGGCGGACGGACTGTCGATGATCTACAGCTTTTTCGACTCCGATGTGGAAGCGCGGCCGGGACTCGGCAACTACATCATCATGGACCATATCCTGCGCGCGCGAACCGCGTCGCTGCCGTACGTCTATCTCGGCTATTGGGTGAAGGGTTCGGCGCGGATGGAATACAAGACGCGCTATCGCCCGCTGGAAGTGCTCGGCCCGCAAGGCTGGTCGCTGCTGACCGACGACGCGATCGCGGTGTCGCCCAAGGCGCAGGCGGCGCTGGAAGGCGAACTGGCTTAG
- a CDS encoding circularly permuted type 2 ATP-grasp protein: MGKTRAFDEIMGQPGSTKPRPELASLGQWIEDTPAPELLRRQHSAEATFRQLGITFAVYGESDASERIIPFDIVPRIFLADEWSRLSEGLVQRVEAINAFLDDIYGARRILDAGVLPPDLIFGNAQFRPEIAGMRPPHGIWAHICGIDLVRTGPDDFFVLEDNARTPSGVSYMLENREAMLRLCPELFREFRVAAVDSYPDRLLETMKSVAPHGVTNPVCVVLTPGHYNSAYYEHSFLADSMGIELVEAADLVVDDDIVWMRTIAGRVKVDVIYRRIDDDYLDPLVFRPDSMLGVPGLISAYAAGNVALLNAPGNGIADDKAIYSYMPEIVKFYTGAEAKLPNVETWRCREPQALKYVLDNLEKVVVKLVDGSGGYGMLVGPTASKKEIEDFRAALIAEPQRYIAQPTLALSTVPTLADSGLAPRHVDFRPFVLTGSKGIQVVPGGLTRVALKEGSLVVNSSQGGGTKDSFVLMDGGNVQQQSMGGMSQSQGSGAQC, encoded by the coding sequence ATGGGGAAAACACGCGCGTTCGATGAAATCATGGGGCAACCCGGCAGTACGAAGCCGCGCCCGGAACTCGCAAGCCTCGGCCAGTGGATCGAAGACACGCCCGCCCCCGAATTGCTGCGCCGCCAGCACAGCGCCGAGGCGACGTTCCGTCAGCTCGGCATTACTTTCGCAGTCTACGGGGAAAGCGATGCGAGCGAGCGGATCATCCCGTTCGATATCGTGCCCCGCATCTTCCTGGCCGACGAATGGTCGCGCCTGTCCGAAGGGCTGGTGCAGCGGGTCGAAGCGATCAACGCGTTCCTCGACGACATCTATGGCGCACGACGCATCCTGGATGCCGGGGTGCTGCCGCCGGACCTGATCTTCGGCAATGCGCAGTTCCGGCCCGAAATCGCCGGGATGCGCCCGCCGCACGGCATCTGGGCGCACATTTGCGGGATCGATCTGGTGCGTACCGGGCCGGACGATTTCTTCGTGCTTGAGGATAATGCGCGGACGCCGTCCGGGGTCAGCTACATGCTGGAAAACCGCGAGGCGATGCTGCGGCTGTGCCCCGAACTGTTCCGCGAATTCCGCGTCGCGGCGGTGGATTCCTATCCCGACCGGCTGCTGGAAACGATGAAGTCGGTCGCGCCGCACGGCGTGACCAATCCGGTGTGCGTCGTGTTGACCCCCGGCCATTACAACTCGGCCTATTACGAACATAGCTTCCTGGCGGATTCGATGGGAATCGAACTGGTCGAGGCGGCGGATCTGGTCGTCGATGACGACATCGTATGGATGCGCACGATCGCCGGCCGCGTGAAGGTGGACGTGATCTATCGCCGGATCGACGACGATTATCTCGATCCGCTGGTGTTCCGCCCGGATTCGATGCTCGGCGTGCCGGGGCTGATCTCGGCCTATGCGGCGGGCAACGTCGCGTTGCTCAACGCTCCGGGCAACGGCATTGCGGACGACAAGGCGATCTACAGCTACATGCCGGAGATCGTGAAGTTCTACACCGGCGCCGAGGCGAAACTGCCGAACGTCGAGACATGGCGCTGCCGCGAACCGCAGGCGCTGAAGTACGTGCTCGACAATCTGGAGAAAGTGGTCGTCAAGCTGGTCGACGGATCGGGCGGATACGGAATGTTGGTCGGGCCGACCGCGTCAAAGAAGGAGATCGAGGATTTCCGCGCCGCGCTGATCGCCGAGCCGCAGCGGTACATTGCGCAGCCGACCCTGGCATTGTCGACCGTACCGACGCTGGCGGACAGCGGTCTTGCCCCGCGGCATGTGGATTTCCGGCCGTTCGTGCTGACCGGGTCGAAAGGGATACAGGTCGTGCCCGGCGGGTTGACGCGCGTCGCGCTGAAGGAAGGATCTTTGGTCGTCAATTCCTCGCAAGGCGGCGGCACGAAGGACAGCTTCGTGCTGATGGACGGGGGGAACGTACAGCAACAGTCGATGGGCGGCATGAGCCAGTCGCAGGGGAGCGGGGCGCAGTGCTGA